Below is a genomic region from Acetobacter ghanensis.
AACAACGGCCCCGTTTTCCAGCAGCCAGCGAATGGGCCTGTGCCAGAGAATCCGCTTGGGCTGGGGGGATGGCATAACACGCCGCCACTTGCGCCCGTCCTGCCGAAACAGCCAGCCGTTCTGGGCCGTCAGCCCCTCAACCTGCTCCTGCTCAAACGTGGGACCTATGAATTTGCTTGGGTCCGAAAATTCAGGGTCATCCCGATCAACTTCCACGCGGGTCAGGATGGTTGCAATGGGCACATCATAACCGAGAATATTGCCCAGTTCCTGCTCCAGCATGTAGCCGATCATGCCCTCGGTCGCAGCACCCATAATATCGAAAGGATAACCTTTCGCTCCTTTAAATGCTTCTGACTGCATGGCCAGCAGGCCAACCTGCGGGCCATTGCCGTGGGTCAGAATAACCTGATGCTCCCGCGCAACAGGGGCAAGGGACTGCGCGGCGGCGCGGGCATTGCGCCATTGCGTATCCATGCTCAGCGGTTCACCGCGTTGCATCAGGGCATTTCCCCCCAGTGCTATCACCAGTTTCATGACTGTACCTTACTTTCGCGATGTTCCGATATGAACCAAGAGTTCACATAATGCACAATAGTTTTTATATAACAACAAAATTTGGCGCGACATGCCTTTTCGCTTTGAAATTAAGCCTCTGGAACAACCGCCCCAGAGCATAAAATGATCACTCCGCACACTTTTGTTTTTTCTGCCAGAAGCTTAGTTTTCTTCCGCAGAGAAACCGCTATAACCCCCCACAGAAACCAACATACCTGCACCGCAGAACAGGTATGGAAACCCACGTCGCGCAGAGATATACAAAACCTTTCTGTAACGATATTTTAAGAATCAGGATGCGTTTGTGAGCAATTCCAGTTTGGAAACAGCCGAAAAACCTAAAGGTCTTGTTGGCTCCCTGGCTTATGGTCTGAACATCATCATGGCGTTTGACAGAGCCAACCCACGTATGACCCTGTCTCAGGTTTCGGAAAAAACCGGCATGGATCGCGCCGGGGCACGCCGCTACCTGCTTACATTGGTTCATCTTGGTTTTGTGGTGCAGGATGGCCGCCTTTTTCAGCTCACCCCCAAGGTTATGGAACTAGGATACGCCTATCTATCCTCCGTTCCTCTGGCGGATAAGGCGCAGTATTATCTGGACCGCATACGCGACCAGACCGGATTCCCTGTTGCACTGGGCATTCGCGATGGGTTGGATGTTGTGCATATCGCCTCCGCCAACAGTGATGAGTTCAGCTCCCCCGCATTAACAATCGGGCGTCGCTTCCCCATAGCCTATGCCTCCGCCGGGCGCTGTATTCTGGCTATGATGGACAAAGCGGACCGGGACACCCTGCTCAAGGAAATCAAACTTGAGCCGATGTCTGAAAAGAGCATCAACACCATGGCGGCCCTACGCAAGCAGCTCCAGCTTGTTCGTAAACAGGGCTACGCGGTGGTTGATCAGGAAATGCAGATTGGCGTGCGGTCTCTGGCTGTACCCATCCTCAATGCACGGGGCCAGATTACGGCCAGTTTCAACACCTTTACATTTAGCGGTATTGTTCCAACGGAAAAACTGATTTCCGATGCGCTGCCAGCCATACAGGCCGCAGCAGAAGAACTGCGCGCAACACTTATTTAAGTCTAGTTCCCTGACCGGGTACATCTGGTCAGGGCCATATAGCGTTCCTTCCCGACAGGCATAAGGCCAGCCCCCAAAGGGGGCTCCGTGCATGAACAGCGCCGCCTTGCCGTAGTTGGTGTGTTTAACGCTTCCCCCCATATTCCCTTGTTTTCAGGCGTCTTAAGTCTGGCGTTACAGCACCGCTAGACGCCTGCGCATCCAAAAAGTTTTGACTCCGATACAATTCCCCCTTGCAATCATACGGCCAAATGTTTCAAATTCGCACATATGTTCACATTAAGAACTTTAGTGAGAATGAAACCATTGAAACAGCTTCGCATAGGGGTGCATTACGAACCCTCCAACATCGACCCACATCTGGGGGCTGCGGAGCTGGCCTTGCAGATGACAAATGGTGTTTTTGATACACTGGTCCACAAGACAGCCGAGGGAGACTACCTGCCCGGTCTGGCTGAGAGCTTTTGTATTTCGGACGACCAGTGTTGCTACACGTTCCATCTTCGTCGTGATGTGCTGTTCCATGATGGCACTCCGTTCAATGCGCAGGCTGTTATGGCCTCGCTGGAACGAGCACGTGACCCGGCCAACAAATCTCAACTCGCAGGCAGCCTGTTAGGCAGCTACCAAACATGCCGCATTGTGCATGACCACTGCATCGAAATAACTCTGGAACAGCCTTATGCGCTGTTCCTCGATGCCCTTAGTCAGGCGTGGCTGGCGCCAATGTCCGTTAAAGCCATGCAGGAGAATGGTCCGGGTTTTATCCGTCATCCTGTTGGCACAGGCCCATTCTGTTTTGACCGCTGGGTGGCTGGGGACTGTCTGGTTATCCGGCGCAACCCGGCTTACGCATGGGCT
It encodes:
- a CDS encoding IclR family transcriptional regulator domain-containing protein encodes the protein MSNSSLETAEKPKGLVGSLAYGLNIIMAFDRANPRMTLSQVSEKTGMDRAGARRYLLTLVHLGFVVQDGRLFQLTPKVMELGYAYLSSVPLADKAQYYLDRIRDQTGFPVALGIRDGLDVVHIASANSDEFSSPALTIGRRFPIAYASAGRCILAMMDKADRDTLLKEIKLEPMSEKSINTMAALRKQLQLVRKQGYAVVDQEMQIGVRSLAVPILNARGQITASFNTFTFSGIVPTEKLISDALPAIQAAAEELRATLI
- the arcC gene encoding carbamate kinase — encoded protein: MKLVIALGGNALMQRGEPLSMDTQWRNARAAAQSLAPVAREHQVILTHGNGPQVGLLAMQSEAFKGAKGYPFDIMGAATEGMIGYMLEQELGNILGYDVPIATILTRVEVDRDDPEFSDPSKFIGPTFEQEQVEGLTAQNGWLFRQDGRKWRRVMPSPQPKRILWHRPIRWLLENGAVVICAGGGGIPVVDTGDNRMEGVEAVIDKDRASSLLATHIPADLFIIATDVSGVYEAYDTPDQRLLQKVTPQDLMTEAFSKGSMGPKIEAAVNFVRKTGKCAAIGSLTEISQIVEGKAGTWIVPDQATPTPASVGANPAA